One genomic window of Salvelinus alpinus chromosome 17, SLU_Salpinus.1, whole genome shotgun sequence includes the following:
- the LOC139542573 gene encoding transcription factor E2F1-like, whose translation MSETLLSGQTSEDLLVDFESLLNAGSIGLSEDHQIVIISTPSNVGFNSAVPSNTGEILLFATPQGPADVVQDQRRPTLGRPPVKRKLDLDSDHQYVSTSRPPSLGRAPTSTPAPPRVPKLSTEKSRYDTSLNLTTKRFLDLLAQSPDGVVDLNWASQVLEVQKRRIYDITNVLEGIQLISKKSKNNIQWLGNRIDGASVSRYQDLQKEVSDFTQAEEKLDELITKCNLQLRLLTEDTQNKKLGYVMCQDLRKSFDSPDQLVMVIRAPPETQMQVSEPSEGYQVSLKSTQGPIDVFLCPEDSSGVCSPVTGISPTKATDQTMPHHAEQPQCSTTQEITSTAPSQQNSSPLPLCREAEAFLEGDPFPNLGVLPDFDLSPLPSSDFLGGECFGNPLDGFINLSPPQSQDYHFGLEEHEGISELFDCDFGDLTPLEF comes from the exons ATGTCAGAGACGCTCCTATCAGGTCAGACGTCGGAGGATCTATTGGTAGACTTTGAGTCTCTTCTGAATGCTGGGAGTATTGGCCTCTCAGAGGACCACCAAATAGTCATAATCTCCACTCCCAGCAATGTGGGCTTCAACTCTGCAGTCCCCAGCAACACTGGGGAGATCCTTCTGTTCGCCACCCCCCAAGGCCCTGCAGATGTGGTCCAGGACCAGCGACGGCCAACTCTGGGACGACCACCG GTGAAGAGGAAGCTGGACTTGGACAGTGATCACCAATATGTGAGCACCTCTCGCCCCCCTTCTCTTGGGAGAGCCCCAACATCCACACCAGCACCTCCTAGAG ttccaaAGCTTTCAACAGAGAAGTCTCGCTATGACACGTCTCTGAACCTGACTACCAAGCGCTTCTTGGACCTTCTAGCCCAGTCTCCTGATGGGGTCGTGGACCTCAACTGGGCCTCGCAGGTCCTGGAAGTGCAGAAGAGGCGCATCTATGACATCACCAATGTCCTGGAGGGTATCCAGCTCATCTCCAAGAAATCAAAGAACAACATACAATGGCT GGGGAACCGCATTGATGGAGCGTCTGTTTCCCGTTACCAGGACCTACAGAAAGAGGTCTCTGACTTCACACAGGCGGAGGAGAAACTGGATGAGCTCATTACCAAGTGTAACCTTCAGCTGAGACTCCTCACTGAGGATACCCAGAACAAGAA GCTGGGTTATGTCATGTGCCAGGATCTGCGGAAGTCTTTTGACTCTCCTGACCAGCTGGTGATGGTAATCAGAGCCCCTCCAGAGACCCAGATGCAAGTCTCAGAGCCCAGTGAG GGCTATCAGGTCTCCCTGAAGAGCACTCAGGGTCCCATTGACGTCTTCCTGTGTCCAGAGGACAGTTCTGGTGTCTGCAGCCCAGTGACAGGCATCAGCCCAACTAAAGCCACAGACCAGACAATGCCCCACCATGCAGAACAACCACAGTGCAGCACCACACAGGAAATTACATCAACAGCTCCGTCCCAACAGAACTCCTCCCCTCTACCGTTATGTCGTGAAGCGG AAGCATTCCTGGAAGGCGACCCGTTCCCCAACCTGGGAGTGCTGCCGGACTTTGACCTTTCACCCCTGCCGTCCTCTGACTTCCTCGGTGGGGAGTGCTTTGGGAACCCGCTGGATGGCTTCATCAACCTGTCCCCTCCACAGAGCCAAGACTACCACTTTGGTCTAGAGGAGCACGAGGGCATCAGCGAACTGTTTGACTGTGACTTTGGGGACCTGACCCCACTGGAGTTCTGA